A region of the Peredibacter starrii genome:
TCTCTTGAAGTATTAAACTGAAGAAAGATATCGATGGGATGTCTTAGTTTCTCTTGTCCCTTGATGAGACGATCAACCAGATGAAGATCGTGCACAGAATGAATGGCGCGAAGATTAGCGATCTTAAACAGCGTATTCACCTTATTAGTTTGAAGGTGGCCAATCATATGCCAACGAATATCAGGACAAGTTTTGGCGAGATCCCGGGCCTTGTCTTCCAATTCCTGAACACGGTTCTCACCGAAGTCCCGGTGTCCGAGATCATAGTAGGCCTGAATTTCTTCCAGGGACCTTGTTTTAGTAACAATCAGTAGATTTGTGTGAGCAGAAAGCTTTGAGTTGATGGATTTAAGCTTTTCAGCGTAGAGCGCCTTATTAACCAAGCCTATTCCTCTTCGCCCTTTCCTTTCTTTTTCTTTTTTAAGGAAATGGTCGCCTTCACTTCGAAGTCATACTTCTCAGCGATCTTATCAAACTCTTTTGAGATATCGATTTTATCCAGATAAGACTTCAATTCATTTTTTACAGAAGATACGAACTCAGACTTAGTGTTCTTTGCGTTTTCCACTAAACCGCCCACAATGTCTTTCGGAAGTGGCACGTCTTTTAAAAGAGCGCGCACACTTTCCTCAGTCATGAAGGCAGCGGTCACACCGGTGCTCACCACTTTTTTAAGGATGTCTCCGACTTTACCGTCTTTGTCCTTCTTCTCTTCCATTTATAAGCTCGCTGCTCTTTTAGCAAAGGCCTTCATATTAAGTGGAAGGTTGGTATTCACAAGAGTCTTCTCGATCATACCAAGGCCTGGCATAAAGCCTTTAAGTTCAACTTCAAGTGAATAAGTCACTTCAGTTTTTCCACCAAGATCTTTCAGGGTCCATTTGCCATTATTGATTTTCATCATATCACCAGAAACCAGTGACCAGCTCACTTCAGAGTGAGGCTTGTTCGCTAGTTTAATCGTATATGAGATTTCTTTAATAAGGTTCAGGTTAAATGTGACCGTTGCTCCATCGGCTGATTCACTTTTAACTTCTACTGATTTCATTCCATCTACGAACTGTGGATAGTTCTTATAATCAACAATCGCTTGGTAAAACTTATCAGCAGGGACATCAAAAATTTCAGTACGTTCAGCACGGGCCATGACTAATTCCTTTTAGTATCTAGGTTTCTTATCAAAATGGTGTTCAGCTCTGATATGTCTAATTGTACCAGATTCACTTCTCATCACAAGCGAGTGAGTCAGACAGCCCCATGGTTTAAAGACAACACCATCAAGGAAGTTACCAGTCGTGACCCCTGTGGCAACGAACATCAGGTTTCCTTTGGCAAGGTCATCAATTTTGAAAACACGGTTGATATCATCAATACCCATTTTCAGAGCACGCTCTACTTCACCTGGATTACGAGGTTTCAAAATTCCCTGGAACTCTCCGTTCAGACACTGCAACGCTGCCGCAGCGATTACACCCTCAGGAGCACCACCGATACCGAAAAGGATATCGATCCCTGAATTTGGAGTCGCAGTAGCAATTGCCGCAGAAACGTCACCGTCGCCGATAAGGTTAATACGAGCACCTGCTGCACGAATTTCTTCGATGAGTTCTTTATGACGTGGACGATCCAAAACGATCGCAGTCAGATCCGCCACTCGACATTTTTTGGCCTCAGCAAGACGCTTCAAGTTTTCAGTCGGAGTTTGACGAATATCAAGCTTACCTTTCCCTTCCGGGCCGGAAGCGATTTTTAACATGTATGTATCTGGAGCATGAAGAAGGTTGCCTGCTTCACCGATCGCCATAACCGAAATTGAGTTATAACCACCGTGAGCACAAATTGTAGTTCCTTCCAGAGGATCAAGAGCGATTTCTAGTTTGGCCCCAGTTCCTGAACCAACTTTCTCACCGATATAAAGCATAGGAGCTTCATCACGCTCACCTTCACCGATAACGACAGTGGCATCACACTCAACTGAATCAAGCATGGCCCGCATAGCATCTACCGCGGCCTGGTCAGCTGCTTTTTCATCCCCACGACCCATTAAACGGGCAGAGGCAATAGCGGCCATCTCGGTCACTCGTACAAATTCCATGGCTAAGTTACGGTTCATGTCAAAATTCCCTGTTAAAGTTTATCGAGTGAAATCATACCTTTTTTCACTGATTCCTTGAAGGGATTAACTCAATTGACGCAGTAGAAATGTTTTAGTTTCTGCTGGTAAAAGATCGATTGAGATGAGGCCAACCAGAGTTTTGATACGCTCTAGCTTATCTCCATCTGCATCAGGATCGATATTGAATACCCACTCATCCTCTGTGATAAGTGGAGTATCGACATTTCTTTTTGACAGAATTCGTCCGGTTTTAAGCCCCTGGCCGTCTTCCCATTCAACAAACGTCTCTAGGAAAAGAACCTGAAACTTCGACATCTCACCGTCATTGTGCTGCCACACAAAAATTTCTACTGGGCCGTCTGAACGAAGCCAGTACTTAAGGCGGGCCGGAATCTCCAGACCGTCATCCACTTTATGAAGAGGCTTAAGACGCTTAACCATCTCTTCCATTTGAAGAAAATTCTGAACGCGGTCCAATACATCTCGTTTTTTAATGAACTCCACACCAATTCGATTTGGCGTGCTCCACTTCACAGTTCCTGCAATGTCTAAGCTCTTACCTAGCCAATGAATATGGCCCTTAAGCGCAGTATCAGTCGCGAAATCCTTGCCGTCCTCTTTCAAAGAAAGCTGCATACCAGTGTGTGAAATATCTTTGATCTCGTATACACGAGAAGTATCGTCGGATTTAAAAGTTAAATAACAGAACGGGAAACGAGGAAGAATTCTCTTCTCATGCTTCTCAAAATCACTCTTAATCAAATTAAAACGTCTTTCCATGGTCACCTCATTATTCTCTTATTGTAGGTGTTCCAGTAATATAAGAAAGCTAGGTAAATTTTGTTAAATTGGAAAGACATGGAAAAGCTTGAAAACGATCTGGAAATTGATAACCTGCCAAACCGCCTGACTTTTTTCAGGATGCTGATGATTCCAGTCGTCGTGCTGACCCTGTATTTCACAGAAGACACACCTCATTGGCTCACTCCTTATCAAAGTTGGCTTGGACACATTGCTTGCTGGATTTTCGTTGTGGCATCCATCACTGATTTTCTTGATGGCTATATTGCACGTAAGCGCAACATCGTAACGGTCTTTGGTTCTTTCCTTGATCCTATCGCTGATAAATTTCTCGTGGTATCGGCCCTGATTATGCTCATGGGCCTGGATCGCGTTCACCCCATTGTTGTAATCATTCTGGTTCTGCGTGAAATGTATATGACTTCCCTTCGCCTCTTGGCCATGACGGAAGATGTGGATGTGCCAGTAAGTAACATGGGTAAATGGAAAACCGGAACACAGATGGTGGCGACACCGATGCTTATGGTTTATGACGATTTCTTAGGCATTGATACAGCTCTGGTAGGAACGATTCTTATTTATATTGCTGCCCTACTTTCACTTTGGTCAGCGCTTAAGTACTCACTCTCTATGATTAAAAAACTTCAAGAGAAGCGTGCTGAGAAAAAACGCGCGAAGAAAGAACAAAAACTCTCAAAAGAATCCACATGAGTAAGTTTGTTCTTTGTTGTGTATCAACCACGGCGATTAAAGAAAGTTTCCATCGGGAGCTGACTGATCTTTTAAACCGCCATCATGCGCAGACTGAAAAGCATATTCATTTGTCGCAAGAGGGTCTTTGGGCCCTGGATATGCCGGTGATCTTTTCAGATCCAGCAGATGCCAAGAACATTAAGTTTGAACTCATCGATCTCTCAAATAAGTACCAGGTTGATATGGCCCTTTTGCCAGATCATCCCTCTCGCACGAATCGAAAACTCATCGTTTTTGATATGGATGCCACTCTCATTAAACAAGAAGTGATCAATGAACTGGCCGACGCCAACAACGTTGGCGACAAGGTAAAAGAAATCACCGTTCGGGCGATGAATGGTGACATGACTTTTGATGAATCATTGAAGACCAGAGTTTCATTTTTAAAAGGGCTTCACCGCTCAAAAATGGAAGGCATACTTGCTCGTCTGGAGCTTAATCCGGGTGTGGCAAAGCTCATCAAAGAAGTTCAAAAACTGGGTTACAAGACCGCCATTATTTCTGGTGGCTTTAAGTATTTTGCGGAAAGTTTTCGTGAGCGTCTTAAGATGGATTATGCCTTTGCCAATGATTTGGAATGGGACGGCGATGTACTTACAGGACAAGTCTCAGGACCAGTGGTGAATGCGGAAGAGAAGGCACGTCTCTTAAAAGTTCTCGCTGAAAAAGAAAATATCACTCTGGATCAAGTCGTTGCAGTTGGTGATGGGGCAAATGATATCCCGATGCTTCTTACTGCGGGATTCGGAATCGCTTTCCACGCCAAAGAAAAAGTGAAGCAAGCTGCGAACCACCAAATGGGCCATGGACCCATGAGTATCATTCTTTATTTCCTCGGCGTTCCTGGAGATCATAGAGATGAAGCTGTATAAAACTCTTTCATCTGCCACTCAAGCGCGTGAAGATGTCACGGCATTGAAGATCTCTATTAAAGGTGAGCAATTCCCCTCTGAGCTTTTGGATTTTCCAAATCTAGAAGAACTCTACCTTGAAGGGAACTGCAAAGAATTTCCATTCGAAGGAATCACTTGGGAGAGACTCAAAGTTCTTTCAATTAAGTGGCCCTCTTTCACGGGAGATCTAAGTCTTCTCTTTCGTCTGCCAAAACTAGAGA
Encoded here:
- a CDS encoding YggS family pyridoxal phosphate-dependent enzyme, which translates into the protein MVNKALYAEKLKSINSKLSAHTNLLIVTKTRSLEEIQAYYDLGHRDFGENRVQELEDKARDLAKTCPDIRWHMIGHLQTNKVNTLFKIANLRAIHSVHDLHLVDRLIKGQEKLRHPIDIFLQFNTSREEEKSGFETYTELVEAAEFILKSEKLKLRGLMTMGTLRTENFEAEARRCFQELQVEKDKLQSEFNIKLETSMGMSQDYEIALEEKSSWIRLGTMMFL
- a CDS encoding type II toxin-antitoxin system RatA family toxin is translated as MARAERTEIFDVPADKFYQAIVDYKNYPQFVDGMKSVEVKSESADGATVTFNLNLIKEISYTIKLANKPHSEVSWSLVSGDMMKINNGKWTLKDLGGKTEVTYSLEVELKGFMPGLGMIEKTLVNTNLPLNMKAFAKRAASL
- the glpX gene encoding class II fructose-bisphosphatase, translating into MNRNLAMEFVRVTEMAAIASARLMGRGDEKAADQAAVDAMRAMLDSVECDATVVIGEGERDEAPMLYIGEKVGSGTGAKLEIALDPLEGTTICAHGGYNSISVMAIGEAGNLLHAPDTYMLKIASGPEGKGKLDIRQTPTENLKRLAEAKKCRVADLTAIVLDRPRHKELIEEIRAAGARINLIGDGDVSAAIATATPNSGIDILFGIGGAPEGVIAAAALQCLNGEFQGILKPRNPGEVERALKMGIDDINRVFKIDDLAKGNLMFVATGVTTGNFLDGVVFKPWGCLTHSLVMRSESGTIRHIRAEHHFDKKPRY
- a CDS encoding PilZ domain-containing protein yields the protein MERRFNLIKSDFEKHEKRILPRFPFCYLTFKSDDTSRVYEIKDISHTGMQLSLKEDGKDFATDTALKGHIHWLGKSLDIAGTVKWSTPNRIGVEFIKKRDVLDRVQNFLQMEEMVKRLKPLHKVDDGLEIPARLKYWLRSDGPVEIFVWQHNDGEMSKFQVLFLETFVEWEDGQGLKTGRILSKRNVDTPLITEDEWVFNIDPDADGDKLERIKTLVGLISIDLLPAETKTFLLRQLS
- the pgsA gene encoding CDP-diacylglycerol--glycerol-3-phosphate 3-phosphatidyltransferase, producing the protein MEKLENDLEIDNLPNRLTFFRMLMIPVVVLTLYFTEDTPHWLTPYQSWLGHIACWIFVVASITDFLDGYIARKRNIVTVFGSFLDPIADKFLVVSALIMLMGLDRVHPIVVIILVLREMYMTSLRLLAMTEDVDVPVSNMGKWKTGTQMVATPMLMVYDDFLGIDTALVGTILIYIAALLSLWSALKYSLSMIKKLQEKRAEKKRAKKEQKLSKEST
- the serB gene encoding phosphoserine phosphatase SerB, with the protein product MSKFVLCCVSTTAIKESFHRELTDLLNRHHAQTEKHIHLSQEGLWALDMPVIFSDPADAKNIKFELIDLSNKYQVDMALLPDHPSRTNRKLIVFDMDATLIKQEVINELADANNVGDKVKEITVRAMNGDMTFDESLKTRVSFLKGLHRSKMEGILARLELNPGVAKLIKEVQKLGYKTAIISGGFKYFAESFRERLKMDYAFANDLEWDGDVLTGQVSGPVVNAEEKARLLKVLAEKENITLDQVVAVGDGANDIPMLLTAGFGIAFHAKEKVKQAANHQMGHGPMSIILYFLGVPGDHRDEAV